The following are encoded together in the Candidatus Omnitrophota bacterium genome:
- the epsC gene encoding serine O-acetyltransferase EpsC, producing the protein MFSGEVRSAKEKDPAAKGTLQIVLLYPGLHAIIFYRIAHFLWKMHIPFFPRAISQLARFLTGVEIHPGAQVGKGFFIDHGMGVVIGETAIVGDEVTLFQGVTLGGTGKEKGKRHPTLGSNIVVGTGAKVLGNITIGDNSYIGANAVVLRDVPSNSTVVGVPGRVTKQDGKKIDTAMDHIHVLDPVMQQIEELSKKINSLEDKMK; encoded by the coding sequence ATTTTCTCCGGTGAGGTCAGGTCGGCCAAAGAAAAAGACCCCGCGGCTAAAGGGACTTTGCAGATCGTTTTGCTTTATCCGGGCTTGCACGCTATTATTTTTTACCGCATTGCGCATTTCTTATGGAAAATGCACATTCCTTTTTTTCCTCGGGCGATCTCACAGTTGGCGCGTTTTTTGACCGGTGTTGAAATTCATCCCGGCGCGCAAGTTGGTAAAGGGTTTTTTATTGATCACGGTATGGGAGTTGTGATCGGGGAAACAGCTATTGTGGGCGATGAAGTAACACTTTTTCAGGGCGTGACCTTAGGCGGGACGGGAAAAGAAAAAGGAAAACGCCATCCTACTCTGGGGAGCAATATTGTCGTCGGAACCGGAGCCAAAGTCTTAGGTAATATTACGATTGGCGATAATTCCTATATCGGGGCCAATGCGGTGGTGTTAAGAGATGTCCCATCTAATTCCACCGTGGTGGGCGTTCCCGGACGGGTTACCAAACAAGACGGAAAGAAAATAGATACGGCTATGGACCATATTCACGTTTTAGACCCCGTGATGCAACAAATCGAAGAACTCAGCAAAAAGATCAATTCTCTCGAAGATAAAATGAAATAA
- the cysS gene encoding cysteine--tRNA ligase, whose product MAVHIYNSLTKRKEEFIPLKGRTVNMYTCGVTVYDVCHIGHARSLYVFDMIRRYLKYRGFKVNFVRNITDVDDKIINKANELNKKSEEVSQANIEAYYQDLKALHIDTADQEPQATRNIPEMIEHIQGLIDKGYAYAAGGDVYFSVRKFPEYGKLSGQSIEKMIDAVRIEKDLSKKDPLDFALWKKSKDNEPFWDSPWGRGRPGWHIECSVMSLKHLHCETLDIHAGGRDLIFPHHENEIAQSEALSQKPFAKYWIHHGLLTINGQKMAKSLGNFITVSDILKKYTPDELKLFFLSSHYASPVDFTEQKMEESRKALQKFDILFWKTAEVLKDQNIKSSSVVNFVEEAKNNFLAAMDDDFNTPQGLAALFDLINETNKLLSKDKKTASDIAAIDQAVSLVEELAKNIFGLFTAETEKILSEELEDILNDRKKSRQNKDFKRSDELRDVLKKKGVIVEDTKEGQVWRWA is encoded by the coding sequence ATGGCCGTCCATATTTATAATTCACTGACCAAGCGAAAAGAAGAATTCATCCCCTTGAAGGGAAGAACCGTCAACATGTATACGTGCGGGGTGACGGTTTATGATGTTTGTCATATTGGTCACGCGCGCAGTCTGTATGTGTTTGATATGATACGCCGTTATTTAAAATACCGCGGATTTAAGGTTAATTTTGTCCGCAATATTACGGATGTCGACGATAAAATTATCAATAAGGCCAATGAATTAAATAAGAAAAGCGAAGAAGTCTCGCAGGCTAACATTGAAGCGTATTATCAGGATTTAAAGGCTCTTCATATTGATACCGCGGACCAAGAACCTCAAGCGACAAGAAATATTCCCGAGATGATCGAACATATCCAGGGGCTTATCGATAAAGGTTACGCGTATGCGGCCGGCGGAGATGTTTATTTTAGCGTTCGTAAATTTCCCGAATACGGAAAATTATCCGGCCAGTCAATTGAAAAAATGATCGATGCGGTCAGGATCGAAAAAGATTTAAGCAAAAAAGACCCGCTTGATTTTGCCCTTTGGAAAAAATCTAAAGACAATGAACCTTTTTGGGATAGTCCCTGGGGACGTGGGCGTCCGGGTTGGCATATTGAATGTTCGGTGATGAGCCTTAAACACTTACATTGTGAAACCTTGGATATTCACGCCGGGGGCAGGGATCTCATTTTTCCTCATCACGAAAATGAGATCGCTCAAAGTGAGGCGCTCTCGCAAAAACCGTTCGCCAAATATTGGATCCATCACGGGCTTTTGACCATTAACGGGCAAAAGATGGCAAAGTCCTTGGGAAATTTTATTACGGTGAGCGATATTTTGAAGAAATATACGCCGGATGAGCTAAAATTATTCTTTTTGTCTTCGCATTATGCCAGCCCCGTTGATTTTACAGAGCAAAAAATGGAAGAATCCCGAAAAGCCTTACAGAAATTCGATATTTTATTCTGGAAAACAGCAGAAGTTCTCAAGGATCAGAACATCAAGAGCTCTTCCGTCGTTAATTTTGTGGAAGAAGCAAAAAATAATTTTCTTGCCGCGATGGACGATGATTTTAATACGCCGCAAGGATTAGCCGCTCTTTTTGACCTCATTAATGAAACGAATAAACTTTTGAGCAAAGATAAAAAAACTGCTTCTGATATCGCTGCTATTGATCAGGCTGTCAGCCTCGTAGAAGAATTGGCAAAGAATATTTTCGGGCTTTTTACCGCAGAAACCGAGAAGATATTATCCGAAGAATTAGAGGATATTTTAAATGACCGTAAAAAATCACGGCAAAACAAGGATTTCAAACGTTCCGATGAATTGCGAGACGTCTTAAAGAAAAAAGGCGTGATCGTCGAAGATACTAAAGAAGGGCAGGTTTGGAGATGGGCGTAA